A window of the Henckelia pumila isolate YLH828 chromosome 3, ASM3356847v2, whole genome shotgun sequence genome harbors these coding sequences:
- the LOC140891583 gene encoding F-box protein SKIP22-like, which yields MKLRLRSIESKETLKIEAPNPCTLPQLKQILSQNLPNFPSPASIRLSLNRKDELRSASPGVEDSLQLLGVTAGDLIFFTLDPDLVHSYPPVLEQEVGNDSKSEDIHPSRESEASQDLNSGDSLSEPKISEFDGLKRKTLDTATQFEESTEFMELDDGCDDHYNDSDGISADVVDKSFSVPGYLRKVFMDELNGDCGPDHKLAVVAIHAVFSESGFVGFDPNLKKQIDGFQFKNDWPSGGFMPSVSYTLPDIVGHGDGIDSIVLKFQSLGKYMTVYGSLGNESRGHRTHFLRFNEDQLVPLLNVAWANCGVTESVEGFDGGVSSASPEKELFKFWRDVKDNLALPLLISLCEKTGLELPPCFIRLPTDLKMKILELLPGVDVAKISCVCSELQYVASSDDLWKLKFNEQFQNERTEGYASWKKAFAVAWEREKSRKVLERRIGALPRRTRPLNPFFAPQVPRVIGGPHDIWPVLGRDTRTRLHVPINPRIRNFSPHCRLGEQNRRERF from the coding sequence ATGAAACTCAGGCTCAGATCAATTGAATCCAAAGAAACCCTAAAAATCGAAGCCCCCAATCCATGTACCCTTCCCCAACTCAAGCAGATTCTTTCTCAAAACCTCCCGAATTTCCCTTCACCCGCTTCGATTCGCCTATCCCTGAATCGAAAAGACGAGCTTCGATCCGCATCGCCTGGTGTCGAGGACTCTCTCCAGCTTCTAGGGGTCACCGCCGGTGATCTTATATTCTTTACCCTCGACCCTGATTTAGTGCATAGTTATCCCCCTGTTTTGGAGCAAGAAGTTGGTAATGATTCAAAGTCCGAAGATATTCATCCATCCCGGGAATCTGAGGCGTCTCAAGATTTGAATTCCGGTGACAGCCTCAGCGAACCCAAGATTTCGGAGTTTGATGGGCTGAAAAGGAAAACACTAGATACGGCAACCCAGTTCGAGGAATCGACAGAGTTCATGGAGTTAGATGATGGTTGTGATGACCATTACAATGATAGTGATGGGATTTCAGCAGACGTAGTCGACAAGTCATTTTCCGTACCTGGGTATTTGAGGAAAGTATTCATGGACGAGTTGAATGGTGATTGTGGCCCTGATCACAAATTGGCTGTAGTGGCAATTCATGCGGTATTTTCAGAATCTGGTTTTGTGGGATTTGACCCAAATTTGAAAAAGCAAATAGATGGTTTTCAGTTTAAGAATGATTGGCCTTCTGGTGGTTTTATGCCGTCAGTGTCTTACACTTTACCGGATATCGTTGGCCACGGTGATGGAATTGACAGCATTGTCTTGAAATTTCAGAGCTTAGGGAAGTACATGACTGTTTATGGATCATTAGGGAATGAATCAAGGGGACACCGTACTCACTTTTTAAGATTTAATGAGGATCAACTAGTGCCACTTTTGAATGTTGCTTGGGCGAATTGTGGTGTGACCGAAAGTGTCGAAGGATTCGATGGCGGTGTTTCAAGTGCATCACCGGAAAAAGAGCTGTTTAAGTTTTGGAGAGATGTGAAAGATAATCTTGCATTGCCATTGTTGATTAGTTTATGTGAGAAAACTGGTTTAGAACTACCTCCATGCTTTATACGACTACCCACTGATCTAAAAATGAAAATCTTGGAGTTGCTGCCTGGAGTTGATGTGGCTAAAATAAGCTGCGTGTGCTCGGAACTGCAATACGTTGCGTCGAGCGATGACTTGTGGAAGTTGAAGTTTAATGAgcaatttcaaaatgagagaaCCGAGGGATATGCTAGTTGGAAAAAGGCGTTTGCCGTGGCTTGGGAGAGGGAGAAGTCCAGGAAGGTCTTGGAAAGGAGGATCGGAGCATTACCTAGGAGGACAAGGCCTTTGAACCCATTCTTTGCCCCTCAGGTACCCCGTGTAATAGGCGGTCCACACGATATTTGGCCCGTCCTTGGGCGTGATACGCGCACTAGGCTCCATGTTCCAATCAATCCTCGGATTCGGAATTTTTCTCCTCACTGCAGACTTGGAGAGCAAAACAGGAGGGAACGTTTTTGA